The genome window TAGTGCTACATTATTAAATAAGAAACCAGCggcttatccaaaaaaaaaaaaaaaaaacaaagattttccttttatcttcaaTATAAATGGGCCCTATATATATTAGAACATCAACAGACTTGGATCGTATTCAagtcctttattttatttatttatttatttatcttttgatGGACAAGTCCTTTATTCTTTATGCAGATACTTATTTTGTCACCCCATTTATATTGGTATTGGGTCTAGAAGCACTGATGCAATATTGTCTTTCATCTCTTTTCCAACATGCGTGTAGTTATCCCCTTCCTTGTAAATGACATCTACTACTCGTGTAAGATTAAGAACACACATAAGTAGAGGCATGGGAACAACAGTAGGTCTTATACACTCCTCATTAATGTCCTTCCATGCATTAGCAACTTGCCTGTTGAATTCTTCATGGACTACTTGCTTTGAGACACCATGTTGCTTCATGTAGCATTCGACTGCTGAGGGAGCATGCCCTCTCTCTTGCTCAAACTACatacaaagtttttcaaaaggGTAAGTAGAAAGTTGGAAACACATATGAAATAGACCTCTCACACTAGCTTGTGAAACTTGATAAGATTTTTTGATCACATACCTTATGTGACTTCATGTCATCCATGAGTCTACAAATTATGGATGAAGCTGTAATAATCTTAGGGTTGCTGAAGATCCAATCAAATGCCTCTTTTGTAACGATGTTACCCATGCCAAGGAAAGAGATAGCTGTGAGCATAGGGTAACCAGAGCTTTTAAGTGCAACATGCATATACTCCTCCATTGTTGGGATGTAATTTTGGTAGAACCATTTGGCTTCATCAAAGTAGGCCCGAACCAAACATTTCATCTAAGGTTTAAACAACATGAATGAAATAAGTACATAGCATGAAAAAGTAGacaaaaaaacatgaaaagtTAAGTTACTTGACGCTTACAGCATATTTTGCATAATAGCTAACACGGTGTgatctttctttcttggccaactcattttcaatttcttcGAATACATCAAAGAGTGCACGACAGCATATTTGCATGTATTCTGGAAGTTGATCTATGCAGCTAATATCCCACCTGAAAATATCATGTTCCAATTACAAAAGTTAGATTGACATTATACATTGTAGTcttaacatatatattaattaattcaatttatgAACCTCTCAATTGCTTCTGTGAAGGGTTCGAGTTCTTCAAGTGTGCCATAAGCATCATATATATCGTCTAGAATAGATGTCATGGAAATAACTTTGGATAATATTTTTCTTCCAAGTGAATATTGGGGCTCAAAGTAGACCGAGACCATCCAAAAGTAGCATTCAACAATCCTATCTCTTGCAAAAGGTAGCTTCGTTGCAAAATCTAAATCTTTCCACCACCTACAATTTGAATATaacaattaatattaattgaTTGTAAGTAACCAAATATTTATAGCAAAATGCTAGGGttgctacaaattttactacaaaaaactAATGAATTGTTGTATCAAGAATATGATTACTACTATATACCACTTCAACAATCtaataaatgaattttgaattaatattttgggtaaattacgGTGTtttggtcgaaatttaagttgcttaccTGTACTTTGAATTTGTCACTTTACCCACTTGAGGTTAGTTCAGTTAGATTTTCTTAACCACTTCTTTTAAAAACATGGCTAAATATGTGATTTTGCTtcacttttatgtttctttcctccaaaaccacaaaaaacataataattaaaaaaaaaatctagtggAACACTTACATCATGGGATTTCAAAACACatgtagacaacttaaattttggtcaaacctcaggtgagtaaagtgtcaaattttaaaccacaagtaggtaacttaaatttcaacTAAACTACAAGtaggtaaattgtaatttgaccttcttttttttttttttaaataatttgtaacACGTTATTTTGCAAGGTTTATATGGTAAAATCTGTAGTATTCTCTTCATTATTTCGAAAAATATTCATACTTTGTCTTTTTGGATCATGGTTTTAGAACTAATTACCTTGTGATATAACTAAGTTCCTCTTTGTGCAATGACTGCACTAGATTGAAATCTAATATTGAAAGCTTGAGCAAAACTTTGTTATGTGAAGCATCTTGTTCatagaaagaaatatatttccGAGCCTCTAGCCGTGGTATGCCCTTGTGCAAGGGCTGCTTTAGGGCACAAGTTATTTGTGCTGCCAACGGATTGCCTATAAGGGATGCTATGGACTTAAGGTGAGTGGTAGTGAACTCAAGGGCTTCATCAAGAATGTCTTCTCCATGCATCCTCAGATGTGTAGCTTCATAGAAGGCTAGCATGCCTTCAACGTTATTGGTCAAGCTTTCCTTGAATTGACCATCTTCGTCTTTGAACTTTTTGAAAACATCTATTTAACAAAAACCAAgcttgttttattaaaaaaaaaaaaaaaaaaaattgtctttaaCTTGCTATTACATGACGAAATTAATCATACACGGGTCTTACCACATGAAACCTTAAATCCTTCTTGGCGTAGCAGTCGAAAACTGAGGGAAACTTTGTAGagatcatcaacatcaattttgtcattaaaaGTCATGTATATATGTTCTAGAGCTTCTTGGATTTCTCTTTCAAAGTGGTAAGCGACGCCAAGGTGTTGGAGTGCATCAATTAAACCCAGCTGTTGTGAAAGATGACCTGTGGCAAAAAGCTCATTTCTCACCTCATCTTTCAGCTCTTCAACTTCACATACTTTACGGAAATGAATATCCTACACCATGAGTTGCATGaacaaataattatattgtaacaaaaaatgctaaaaatattataaattttactacgtAATTTTCATAAACTAGGGTAGCAAATAATCTTGTTACCTTGTCTACAGAAGTATTGCTGATGAAACGGTCACCCCAAATGCTTGGATGGAAATTTGCTGTCCGGCGAACAACCTCTGATTTGGCATTTTGGGATGGAGCCCCTGAGACTTGGATAGACATATTTTTTCTATGTTCAAGGAGGAGTCTAAGTTTTGAATGGTATGATGGGATTTGTTGTCTATGAACTTTTTGAGCGCGATGTAGAAACCCTTCAAGGCCACGGTATTTATAAGCAATGGAGAGAAAGGTAGGTGAGTGAGCTTTATGAAATAGATTAGAAAAGTCAGtaaagtacaatttttttatgcatattttagTTTGATGAAACATATGTCATTAGAATTatcatttaaatataatattttgatgCACACTTAACCTTAAGTGTAATGAAACATGTAATTAGAATATATAACCATTTGAGTACAACTTTTTGACTAACAGCTAAATATGTTGAACGTGCATATGTCTCAATTGAATAGAGATAATGGACATTGCGCATATTCTATATGCCATAATTCACTTTGTGGAAAAGATGGGGAGGGTGGTAGCCGTATTGATAAGACCcagaaattcatttttttgtcTATTCACATTGCGCATATTCTATATGCCTGCATGAGGGAtgaagctttctattttttttttttttcctttttttggttaaaaggaaaattcattCAACTAAATAAGAAACGCAGCAACATCATCAGAGCTAGGACATAGCCTAACATGGTACAGACCATACAAATCCGAAAGATAACAGTCACGCAAACAGGGAGGGGGGTACTGTAATACATTATATCAGCATCAAGCTCTTTGTTTCCTACTCTAGCAAGACCATCAGCACAACGGTTTGTTTCCCGGCATCACTTTAACTTGCGGAACTTGGGAAATTAGAAGCCTGCAGTCAGCCACCATAGCAGAGTTTACAGCGTTAGAGTTACTAGAATTAGTCATCAATTCAGCAATAATTTTAGCATCCAACTCAATTTTTTGGGCATTGATTTGAAGGTTTTGACAGATGATCGGACCATCCCTTAAGGCCCAAAGTTCAGCTTGGAAACTCATGCCATAATAAACTCGTGCATGAGGCCAAACTCGTGCTTTCTATGACATTAAATAAACTCGTGCTTTCTGTGAAATTAAACTAACTCGTGCATAAGGCCACGTACTGGGAAGGGTGTTAGTTTTTCTTCAGGACAAAACAAGATTGTCAAACTTTGTCTCCTTCGGCAGCAAAATATGAATCTATGTATAAACTATACTCCTCTCTTTTGGCTCcttttttatatactattcACTTACTGTATACCTCGTACTAATAagaccactttttttttctccaaaaaaaaataataataataataataatgagactGATCAAAAGGACACTTGACACAgaataaaaatgacaaagaaaTAACTTAAATGTAAATCAAACATCATTATAACTTAATGTAAATCCTTAGTTTtggtcaacttttttttttttcgtttgccGTACATGTGCATTAATTGTCTGCCAGGGTGTATTCCCGTTCCATTACGTGAGCTGCGTAGAAGTCTCACCACGCGAGTTTTCTGATCTTTCTATCCCGAGTGTAAAAGGACCTTCATTCcagaaggaaaaatatttcttgtGCTTGGTTCTTCCAGAACAGACAATTGGGAAATTGCTATAGCCCATCTTGATGATTCTTGACCCATTCAACATGATGATTCTCTGCACCTGATCGAATAATATTAAACGCTATATCTAAAACTCATCAATCCTACACATTATTTCAAACGTTATTGAATGGTCAGTGCATCGGCATCAGTGTACATAAGACAGCAGCCATGCATGCGAGGAAGcttcacttttatatatatatatatatatatatatatattgttaggtTTTATAGCTTTAgattgaaatatttaaaatcaCTTTTGCATTGTCTTAgcaaaccgagaacaaaacaTGCCTAAACTAGGTTTTTAGGCAATGCTTAAAAGTAATTGTTTCAAGGTTTAAGTCCAGCTGATTACAGAAAAAGGGAGTGTGGTTCTACCttgctcgaccgatcgaaaatcgTAGGTCTAgtttttctatagaattttaAATAAGCCCAAGCTCGCGAAAACGTTTTAGGTTTCATTTAAACttctccacatataaaaggaaaaccctagcaacATTTTGAAGATTTTTGAGAGACTTTGGAGGTGCTCTTGTGAGATTTAAAAGATATTGTCCCTTCCTCTTTCAAAGTCACTGTCGGAAATTATTCTTATATCATTAGTTTTAGTAGATCTAAAGTTGCTGCTACAAGATCAACAATTGCTGAcaatctaaaccttcaagggtggtcttggagttacaaacaggagagtttgtgttgctgaACATTTGAGtaggatctcaaagtcacaagcaaggcGGCTTGTGTTGGTGTAAATCTGAgaaaagaaggagtctgtggatttggaacttgcatgtggtcgtgtcaataagttacTACATGAGATAGCAATAGATTTAAggttaaatctgattgtaaaaagttcaattctcttatagtggatttactttaccttgaggatagttaggttaaatttttcctaggtttttaccttgaaacggttATTTTCATCGGTTTTCCTAAGTCATCATATtgtggtgttatttactttttcacaTTTGTGCATAATATGATTTATgcttgtttaacctagatctgaataataaatttaaacaatctcttggttaatatattaagttaaacaatctggtttaaggggtctaaTCGAACAAACAAGTGGTATAGAGCAGCTTAGCTCTTGTTTTTAGGTTTCTAAACCTAGAGTGGATCtgtgacccctgttgtcatggattctTGTGTCACGCTTCTTGAAAGCAACTAGGATGAGAATTGAATCTATTTCATCTTGGACTATATGGCTTTTTAAATGTGCTATTCCTATCCTTGAATATTTACGTATAACTACTTCTTTCAATAATTATGTTTGTTATACTAGTTTAATTGCTTTAAAGGCATGTGATATTTCGATAGTGGTTGTTCTAGACCCATGACAAGTAAAAAAGCTTTGTTCAAGACtctttttgaaggaaagataGTACTGTCACctttggagatggaagcaagTGTTAGGATCATTACTGTGTAGTGTAGTATTGTTGTGATAAACATTGTAATTCAATATTACTATATTGTGGTATGCTTTACTACTGTATGAGGCTTTTAAGTTGACCATAGTTAGTTAAGCTGGGTTAAGAGGATTGGGTGTGGTTAGTGGCAGTTAAGGGAAGCTATGGGTAGTTAGTTGGTTAGGGTGAGTGGCAGAGTCAGATAGACATAACTGATCTTGTATAAGAGAGGATGAGTGAGATTGTAacagactcaagcaattgattGATGAATTAGTATCATTCTCCTCTACCTCAATCTCTCTTAACATCTCTACTCTTTATCTTCCTATTTCTCTCTATTCCTCTATTCCAGTACTCTTGTTTTGGAGGTGAAGCTAACCTCTATTCCAGGAGATGCGAACTATACAAGAAATTCACACAAGAACTCTGAATGAGATGAGTCAACAATTGAATATGGTGTTACAAAAATTAAGTTCTTTTGATCAAGGTTCATAGGGATTCCAGTCTTAAAGAAATGGTGAGAATATGAaccttgtaaggttgaatttattcaaccatctaattggctttattccgtgccaaatttgcttgtaattcagcatttagtaatcctgtatttaggtgggtttgatgtaagggtagtgagtgagatagagtgaagattgctcaagagtgtgcaagaaaacagagactcgcggctgggactcgcgggtgactcgcggctgcaagccgccagacgcagtaCACGTGCCAAGTATGTTGGAAGGTGAACAGttatgcaagctggagcactacaggacaaaacaggacaactagccatacggttatctcgcgactggatctcgcgacttagtcaagccgcgaggtcaagccgcgagccacccctgttttgtaaatcctgacgtttcacattcctctcccactccaatataaataccccttttacccacgattgtgagagaggttccagagagaattttgagagagaaaccctaaagaaaaacaagattgattcacccacaatctaaaccttagagtctcttcaaattcctcaactctcttcctctccattgtcaaatccttgagaggcattataccaaacctgattctcaccattatcattactgtgagagagctgtttggatttctgggaagcagttaggaaggaaccaatcttcattggttgatgctacagtCTAGTATCgtaatccgggaagttagaaaagaaaaaggttcggcgcaacctcgttggagcaagaagtttggagggcttaggtgcactgggtagattaggcttggagggtctattgctgtccatgtatcccaactgtattttctagtggattgtttaccgcttggagggcggcggagaggttttacgccgagggcttcggtttcctcttcgataacacatcgcgtgttgtctttgtgtttgcatcttccttcctctctatctttgcctttttattatctgttgtggattgtgttttgttatggcttagatagtttttaaccaattccatattaaagcttatgttaagtttccgcacacttgttgtttgacatattgcttgaattggttaagttgtattttgggggtctaaacgttcaagggtgtttatacaagtttttgaactttcaattggtatcagagcgggtacacttgttgtggttttattacctaagtgtgatcctagacccttgtgttgtggttgttgttttggaaaataccatgctgaattgtagcttaagtgtttgtgaaaatgactctatgcatatgtctgaaaggtgttttactaatgatctcatagagttgttaaaaactaagaaacatgctagagtatttgttcacatgctagaatatcttgaaaatcagaatcatgtcttacacagtagcatatctgaatctaaatcattgattaagaaatataaaagaaagaatagaatgttgtgtgagatgattgagaatctgaaaatgaaaaatcaatttgaaagagcatgaaaactgatgatgagtttgtgtttgaaggttaagaatgtttgtcacatgtgaacctatttgtgcatacctcattgaaggtgtttaatgcgtgtttgtggtatcttgacagtgggtgttctcgccatatgacaggggataagtcactgtttaagacactcaaagataaggttggtgactatgtgacctttggtgatggaagtcatgctcaagtcctaggcaaaggaaccattgagatacctggtttgccgctgttgaaagatgtgctgtacataaaaggaCTGAAGGTgaatttgctgagcatcactcaaatttgtgatgatgatttcctggtacaattctctaagaagggatgcttgatcatcaatgaagaggggattcaggttttggagggaaatcggactacagataactgttatggaatagttcccacggcacccatatcgtgtagaagtgctcgtgtggatatgttggagctgtggcatcacagatttgggcatgccaacttcaaacaagtagcaaaagtctccaaacttgaagcagtcgagggacttcctaagtttggaaaaatgaagaagaccgtttgtggtgcgtgtcaaatggggaagcaaactaaggcaagtcatcacaaggtgaatgtgattacCACTTCTCGGTgattggagttacttcatgttgatctaatggggcctaccagaactgaaagcctaggggggaagagatacattatggtcattgtggacgactactcaagatacacttaggttgaattccttagagaaaaatcagaagcttgtgagaggttggagattctgtgcaagaaactacaaaacgaaaaagggattccgattgccaaaattagaagtgatcatgggagggaatttgagaatgcaagattcgagtccttctgtgagaagaatggaattaaaagagaattttcagctcccaaaactccacaacaaaatggagtggtaaagagaaaaaatcgtgtgatttaggagatggcaagagtcatgttgcttaacaagcaaatacctcaaaaattttggggagaagctgtcaacacctcgtgtcacattggcaataggattttctttcaagttggtacaaagaagactgcctatgaAATATGGAATGAGAAGAAGCctaaagtgaagtatttccgggtgtttggaagtaaatgctatatcctaaatgatcggaagaatcttgggaagtttgatgcgagaagtgatgagggtatttttcttgggtactctactacaagtcgagtgtatagagtgtttaacaagagaacaaagactgtgatggagtccataaatgtcaagattgatgatgccttacctaaggtggaaatgattgatgatgtagaagggccgagcaccaaagagcccaatgttgaggtagaagctttggatatagaaggtgaagaacctataccagaagtagaatcgactcccatcaacccaagaatggaaacgagatcgatgtctagaacatcaagtcctcttactcctccggaagttcatcctcctatctctcatagtgatgaagtttccacttcaaaaaggccatcttcaagagttatcaagaatcatccggaaagtaacatcataggatctcttgatgacggtcttcgcctcaggaaaggaaacattttgctagccaatcatgtaacatatcactgctatcttgcacactttgaaccaaaaagggttgaagaggctctttAAGAtaagaattgggttgagtcaatgcatgaagagttgaatcagtttgtgaggaatgatgtgtgggaacttgctccaaggcctgagaatgttcatgttataggcacaaaatggatttttaacaacaaaactgatgaagatggagagataatccgaaacaaatctcggttagtagctcaaggatacactcaagtagaaggagtagattttgatgaatctttcgctccggtggcaagactcgaatccattcgaatcctcatgtccattgcgtgcactttgaatttcaaactttatcaaatggatgtaaagtgcgcatttctgaatggatatctaaatgaagaagtatttgttgagcaaccaaaaggatttgaggatcctcattttccagatcatgtattaagattgaagaaagccctttatggcttaaaacaagcgcctagagcgtggtacgatcgtcttacacattatcttctagataGAGGTTTCAAAAGAGGATATGCAGaccgaactctgtttgtcaaaaatgatgaagattatctccttgtggcacaagtctatgttgatgacatagtgtttggggcaaccatcgaagatcgtgctactgaattttctgaggagatgaagaaggagtttaagatgagtatggtgggggaactcacatttttcttaggtcttcaagtcaaacaacagaaggagggtatatttgtatctcaagagaagtatgccagaaacattgtcaagaagtttggactagactccaaaaagcatgcctccactcccatgagctcatccactaaactgaatgttgattcgtCTGGAGtcgaagtaagtcctacattgtataggagcatcatagggagtttgctctatcttacagctagtagactggacattgctttcagtgttggcgtttgtgccaggtaccaagctaatccgaaggaatctcacctgactgctgctaagcgaatcattcgatatgtgaatggtacttcaaactatggtctgtggtattcaaaagactcaaatgcttgtcttgctggatattcagatgctgactgggttggcagtgtagacgatcggaaaagtaCTTCAGGTGGTtgtttctaccttggtaacaatcttgtctcgtggatgagcaagaagcagaatttcgtgtctctatctactgctgaagcagaatacatcgctgctggaagttgctgcactcagcttctttggatgaagaaattacttcatgactatggaattcctcaagaaacgatgtgtgtcttttgtgacaacaccagtgccatcaatctttccaagaatcctgtccagcattcaaaatctaaacacatagagatacgttaccatttcattcgggatttggtagaggaaagagttgtgtgtcttgagttcatacacaccgacaatcaaaaggcggacatcttcaccaagcctctcgatggtccacggtttgaatcactccgtaagaccattggtgttggtacaattccttgactctcttgtgtgttgtgtgcttcacatatttataatatgataagtttgtttgtggtggggcacacacttctttgttagTTCTTTGTGCAACatatttattgtttgtttgtccatttGTGAATACTGTTGCttttttctatgtttgttcaatcattttctccttttatgtcaaaaatccaaaaatcacataaaaaattagaaaatcaaaaagcttgattgacattgttgagtttttgtctcaaaacttgttttgccttgtacctttgtgctaatggctttgtgcattttcgagcattgcttgtttctttgcactcatatctctgtgggagaaatcttgaaatctttgtgattgttgtaaatagatcttcaaacttgtcatgaatgattagtgaatggttttgttgatcttgagacatgcatagacttgtgtctatatatcttcccactctttatttttgttttgctaaaaagagctcaccaaatgtaaatctccaaatgaaaagagatattgagctgcaaaagtctgTCGTACATTCTAGtatttaactaggaaaaagggtaagcgaccttatattaaagtgaatgtttattcaaaaagccaaaggcttgttctctaaagtgaaatgtcatatatcactctcacaatgagagatgattgcctcaaaagatcaaaaagatcaaatgttatgattgaaagtggagtcaaatgttaagctccaagttatgttatcaagttgtgtgggaggtcatatatacatatttctataattgagatgggtcacatgatctagtgctaattgtgtatgccttggttgaattgatcattgaaacttcacattagacgaaggactatctcattgttgatatccacacacaacacacaagtttatgttcaataaatgccatattcatttgtgtgattgtacttgatgaaatgtgttttcacatgctcaatctttgttaattcaagcacaaaaagatttttgagtgttttaggtgtttttggaaagtattttgtttgaaaaatctgaaaatttcaaaaatcctgttttgccctgttttggtggctcagtcgcgggtatgtcaagtcgcgtgcctcagtcgcatcttcgcgggtcatttttggcgacttgttcgcgagtggaaggtccagtcgcacggtttactcagagattttcgcggctcagcttgcgactcactcgcgggtagaccttccagttgcgaaaaacacttagaatttttttttcaaatttttgtccttgagtgttttggcggcttgatctggcgactTTTTGGCGACTCGTTTCAGTCGTGAAAATCACGTGTTTTGGAAAgacaggggcagtttttaaactttttgtttttccctcgatctttttgtgactgttcattgtctttctcatctgctcttacccattcacaccgtgcctccatttttgcctcttttcagctcaaaatcatcgagtaacaggtatggtttttctgtcttgaactctattctacttgttgttatggttttccctATGGATTATTCGcgtttgattgtgtttttgtgaTGGGTTTTTAGCTCTACTATttctctttgtccatgcttagcttatggaagcttttgtttatgttttgagctatttctaaattgttggttttgtacttcatcatgtgcttagctagggtttgctattttttgtttatcatcttgtctgatctgctgttgatgtATTGTTTCAAAATGATTCTGTGTGGTAtcctgttgatgtgttgttgaatggGGGTGCTTTTTCAGCTGTttgtgtggttttattttggccccctctactgtgtagttca of Quercus lobata isolate SW786 chromosome 8, ValleyOak3.0 Primary Assembly, whole genome shotgun sequence contains these proteins:
- the LOC115957857 gene encoding (-)-germacrene D synthase-like; the protein is MSIQVSGAPSQNAKSEVVRRTANFHPSIWGDRFISNTSVDKDIHFRKVCEVEELKDEVRNELFATGHLSQQLGLIDALQHLGVAYHFEREIQEALEHIYMTFNDKIDVDDLYKVSLSFRLLRQEGFKVSCDVFKKFKDEDGQFKESLTNNVEGMLAFYEATHLRMHGEDILDEALEFTTTHLKSIASLIGNPLAAQITCALKQPLHKGIPRLEARKYISFYEQDASHNKVLLKLSILDFNLVQSLHKEELSYITRWWKDLDFATKLPFARDRIVECYFWMVSVYFEPQYSLGRKILSKVISMTSILDDIYDAYGTLEELEPFTEAIERWDISCIDQLPEYMQICCRALFDVFEEIENELAKKERSHRVSYYAKYAMKCLVRAYFDEAKWFYQNYIPTMEEYMHVALKSSGYPMLTAISFLGMGNIVTKEAFDWIFSNPKIITASSIICRLMDDMKSHKFEQERGHAPSAVECYMKQHGVSKQVVHEEFNRQVANAWKDINEECIRPTVVPMPLLMCVLNLTRVVDVIYKEGDNYTHVGKEMKDNIASVLLDPIPI